The sequence below is a genomic window from Gossypium hirsutum isolate 1008001.06 chromosome A11, Gossypium_hirsutum_v2.1, whole genome shotgun sequence.
AACCTGAAAAAACCTAGAACATAATAGTCGCTGCCATGAGATTTTTCTTTCCCAAGCTCGGAGATAGACTAGGGTAAAAAGGTATCCAACTACTGCTGTCGGACTTCAGCTTTCTTCTTCTGCCAAAGCCTGTCAAGAGCACTGTCAGCATCACCCTGCAAAGTTGAACACACGAATCAGCAGCTGACTAAGATGCAACTAAATATTTTGATAAAGAACAGTGGGAATaaacaaaatatgttaatatagAATCCAATTTCCTTATCACCCATCAACTAGACACATTCAAAATGAACAACTTTTAAATGCATCTTTCAAGACCTTGTTCCAATACACAGACGACCAAACATACTTGGAGCCATCAATGGGAGGATATTGATATTCAAGGACCTATACTTTGGGGTGACAATGCCCACTCAGCCTCAGCCCCCCCGGGTGGTATATTGTCTCTTCTAGGTCTTCAAACACGAGTTATTGACTACCATATGCAGTTTTAGTATTAGCAACTAGGATGTGATCGGAAACATTCTTAAAACCAATGTTTTCTCAAATGAACTTGCAAAGTGAAATGAGTAATAATATACCCTTAAAACATATCACAAGTGTTAACACGAAAATGCAACCACGAGCATATCACTAACAAAGCAAGATACTGAATTATGCCTTTTACCAGGATATGAACAATAAACATGAGTACTAAGCATAAACGTATAACAATAAAATCCAATCATAAAACATCACAAGCATTAATAATGAACATCAACAAGAATAGACCTAACACGAGCCTGAAACAATGAACGAACCTGGGCACGGACAAATCCACAAAGAGCAAAAGTGGAGAATGTGCCAGTGTATCTGCCAAGCTCATCCAAGTGTCCCACGTTGATTTGGACGGAAGCATGATCCTTAGAGGTGATGAGCCTGTTAGTGGCGGAACTGCAACAACAATAACAACGAACTACATATAAAGCTTCCTACATAAACAAATATCGTAAGAACATAAACATGACGAAGCAAATAAAAATACCACTTCCTGGGGATGTAAAGATCCATGTTTTGACCCTCTTCGTTCTGCATCTTGGCGGATTGCTTAAAGGAACTAACACAAAGCTAAAATCACCTAATGAAGTTTATGTTCATCAAAAAAatgcaaccaaaaaaaaaagaatcaaactaGATTTTCAACTTGAATCTTCTCTAGATAAAATACTAATTCCCAATTC
It includes:
- the LOC107942225 gene encoding 40S ribosomal protein S21, translated to MQNEEGQNMDLYIPRKCSATNRLITSKDHASVQINVGHLDELGRYTGTFSTFALCGFVRAQGDADSALDRLWQKKKAEVRQQ